The following are encoded in a window of Thermoanaerobacter ethanolicus JW 200 genomic DNA:
- the secF gene encoding protein translocase subunit SecF — translation MNQHRFHIDVIGKTKIWFAISGIMILIGVIAMLVNGFNWGIDFTGGTIMEFKIGKSFDTKDIIKILNEYKVKDYQIQKIGTKGDHVSIKTSPISNETRLSIIKDIEKKYNLTENDLIMSQQVGPSLGAEIKFGMILALLVASAVMLTYLGFRFNFEMSLAAVVGLLHNVIILISIYAIFKITVDSPFIAALLTVFSYSLHDTIVIFDRIRDNLKSMRRSDYAEIANVSINQTLTRSINVVLTVLIMLVLMYFLGPKALKDFALPLLIGITWGAYSSIFISTPLWVLIKNREKRRKTSNKPAKA, via the coding sequence GTGAACCAACATAGATTTCATATAGATGTCATTGGCAAAACGAAAATTTGGTTTGCGATATCAGGGATTATGATTTTAATTGGCGTAATAGCTATGCTTGTAAATGGATTTAATTGGGGAATAGATTTTACTGGCGGAACAATAATGGAGTTTAAAATTGGCAAATCTTTTGATACGAAGGATATAATTAAAATTTTAAACGAATATAAAGTTAAAGACTATCAAATACAAAAAATAGGGACAAAAGGTGATCATGTTTCAATAAAGACAAGTCCTATTTCCAATGAAACGCGGCTTTCAATAATAAAAGATATCGAAAAAAAATACAACTTAACAGAAAATGACTTAATAATGTCACAGCAAGTTGGGCCTTCTTTAGGAGCTGAGATAAAATTTGGAATGATACTAGCGCTTTTAGTAGCTTCTGCAGTGATGCTTACCTATTTAGGCTTTAGATTTAATTTTGAAATGAGCTTGGCAGCAGTTGTTGGATTATTGCATAATGTGATAATATTAATTTCAATTTACGCTATTTTCAAAATAACAGTAGACTCGCCTTTTATAGCGGCTCTTTTGACAGTATTTAGCTATTCTCTTCACGATACTATTGTAATTTTTGACAGAATAAGAGATAATTTAAAAAGTATGAGAAGATCTGATTATGCAGAAATTGCGAATGTGAGCATAAACCAGACTCTTACACGGTCGATAAACGTAGTTTTGACAGTATTAATTATGCTAGTTTTAATGTATTTCTTAGGACCTAAGGCATTGAAAGATTTCGCATTGCCTTTACTTATTGGTATAACTTGGGGAGCATATTCTTCGATATTTATCTCTACTCCTCTTTGGGTATTAATTAAAAATAGGGAAAAGAGAAGAAAAACCTCTAATAAACCTGCAAAAGCTTAA
- the ubiB gene encoding 2-polyprenylphenol 6-hydroxylase, translating to MNLPFIFRNKKIAKRYREILKVLTKNGFGFISDILLKGGHIPFHILKSHDYMEVGERIRKTLEELGPTFIKMGQLLSTRGDLIPHNILLELAKLQDDVEPEDFVAIKNILESELKGKISDFFIYFDETPIASASIGQVYRAKIKEGKDVVVKVQRPEVSQKINADIIILKNIAKILNERIVDAPLDFVEIVDELAESLLNELDYTQEGNNAERFRENFEKESYIYIPKVYWEYTTKRVLTMEYVEGISVKNRDLLVKKGFDLKKIAREGAWAIFLQVYEFGLFHGDPHPGNILITNDGKISYIDFGIVGYLDKSSREMIIDLFKAFAENDIEEVIEVLSDVGAIRPDTNLRTLKSDLSHIINYFYNTPLKNISVNDSMRKIMSTVYKHKLILPPEFTLLLKSLATVEGVGRSLDPDFSISSVAKDFIKQVYLRNISLTKILKENSKDLHKAIIVLRKLPSKIQSIMTKLIKDDIKVRINIDESESLRYDLNIMVNKVIVSIIASALIVASSLVLTFQGGYKVFGYNALGLFGYVVALFLCLWVFYRIFIVERRKK from the coding sequence ATGAATTTGCCTTTTATTTTTAGAAACAAAAAAATTGCCAAAAGGTATAGAGAAATATTGAAGGTTTTAACAAAAAATGGCTTTGGTTTTATTTCTGATATTTTGTTAAAAGGTGGACATATACCTTTTCATATACTGAAAAGTCATGATTACATGGAAGTTGGAGAGAGGATTAGGAAAACATTGGAGGAATTAGGTCCTACTTTTATAAAAATGGGACAGCTTTTAAGTACAAGAGGAGACCTTATTCCTCATAATATTTTGTTGGAACTTGCTAAACTTCAAGATGATGTAGAACCAGAAGACTTTGTAGCTATAAAGAATATTTTAGAAAGTGAATTAAAAGGCAAAATATCAGATTTTTTCATTTATTTTGATGAAACTCCTATTGCTTCAGCTTCTATTGGACAAGTTTATAGGGCAAAAATTAAAGAAGGGAAAGATGTCGTTGTTAAAGTACAGCGTCCAGAAGTATCCCAAAAGATAAATGCTGATATAATAATTCTAAAGAATATTGCTAAAATTTTGAATGAGCGTATAGTTGATGCTCCTTTGGATTTTGTAGAAATTGTTGATGAATTAGCCGAATCTCTTCTCAATGAATTGGATTACACACAAGAAGGGAATAATGCCGAACGCTTTAGAGAAAATTTTGAAAAGGAAAGTTATATCTACATACCTAAAGTATATTGGGAATACACTACAAAGCGCGTTCTTACAATGGAGTACGTAGAAGGTATAAGTGTAAAAAATAGAGATTTACTTGTTAAAAAAGGCTTTGATTTAAAGAAAATTGCAAGAGAGGGAGCATGGGCTATATTTTTACAAGTTTATGAATTTGGCCTTTTCCATGGAGATCCTCATCCTGGCAATATATTAATCACAAATGATGGCAAAATTTCTTATATTGATTTTGGAATTGTAGGCTACCTTGATAAATCCTCAAGGGAAATGATAATTGACCTTTTTAAAGCTTTTGCTGAGAATGATATTGAGGAAGTAATAGAAGTTTTATCGGATGTAGGGGCCATAAGGCCTGATACTAACCTTAGAACTCTTAAGTCTGATTTGAGCCATATAATAAATTATTTTTACAACACTCCACTAAAAAATATCAGTGTGAACGATTCAATGAGGAAAATAATGTCAACTGTTTATAAGCACAAGCTGATCTTGCCTCCAGAGTTTACTTTACTCCTCAAGTCTTTAGCTACAGTAGAAGGTGTGGGCAGAAGCTTAGATCCCGATTTTAGCATTTCTAGTGTAGCAAAAGATTTTATAAAGCAGGTATATTTGAGAAATATTAGTTTAACTAAAATATTAAAAGAAAACTCCAAAGATTTACATAAAGCAATAATAGTATTGAGAAAACTTCCTTCTAAAATCCAAAGTATAATGACAAAGCTTATAAAAGACGATATAAAAGTGAGAATAAACATTGATGAAAGTGAAAGCTTGCGTTACGATTTAAATATTATGGTAAATAAAGTTATTGTAAGTATCATAGCATCAGCATTGATTGTAGCTTCTTCATTGGTTTTGACATTTCAAGGGGGATATAAAGTTTTCGGCTACAATGCATTGGGGCTTTTTGGTTATGTAGTTGCTTTATTTCTATGTTTGTGGGTCTTCTACCGAATCTTTATAGTTGAGAGGAGAAAAAAATAG
- the recJ gene encoding single-stranded-DNA-specific exonuclease RecJ, translated as MGDLMSKIYRWILKENPNLQLTQEIQREYGLHKIIADILSSKLNAQEVKNFLNPDLKDLYSPYLLRGIKEAKELIQQHIALKDLITIYGDYDVDGITATSVLYLTLKKLGAKVDYYIPERLVEGYGINEEAIDKIAQRGTKLIISVDCGITSVKEVEKAQFLGIDVIITDHHSIPKEIPQADVVINPHLPDIEYPFCDLAGVGVAFKLSQALIGEEAYELLDIVSIGTIADIVPLLGENRIIVKEGLKRLNETRNIGLKALIKASGLQNIEIDEYHVGFILAPRLNAAGRLRSAEAAVRLLISQDEKEVKEIAEYLNQENLNRQQIENQILQEAIKKIKETVDLNKEKVIVLWDKNWHPGVIGIVASRITERFHRPSILISLGEGEGKGSGRSIEGFNLYKALEYCKDYLIKYGGHEMAAGINIEKNNLEIFKTKINEYAATVLSDLDLIPSLRIDAKVKNEKIDIEIAKQVQRFKPFGSNNPRPNFLFEGLTVTKVFDLNGGKYKKIIAQKDKFGYELMLFDVSDQGNDVKIGDIIDVVGSIEINSWNGIESVMINVKDLRIKLPLFSYYKNLSKIMVEYHPEKKEIDKKVDYIIDQRGINNKWEYVLKLFKREGKTVVIVNTVVELKSLLRYLRKEKFLDFSLCNGDCEKENGILFFPNSLKPLKYYDDIIIYDIPFKKEIFYRILSHSQGKRIHLVFKEADIYYNLKSFDEIFPQRKDFIKLYKFIEEGNNILFKDHLHPQLNLNPIKFSFCIKAMKEIGLINVKERDNIFMLSNNSVSQKVNIEQTQIMQQIFSAKKEFIEFAKFIVSQKI; from the coding sequence GTGGGTGATTTGATGTCCAAAATTTACAGGTGGATTTTGAAGGAAAATCCAAATCTTCAACTTACTCAAGAAATACAAAGAGAATACGGGTTACACAAAATAATTGCTGATATACTTTCATCAAAATTAAATGCCCAAGAAGTTAAGAATTTTTTAAATCCTGATTTAAAAGATTTGTATTCTCCTTATCTCCTGAGGGGTATAAAAGAGGCAAAAGAATTGATACAACAACATATCGCCTTGAAGGATCTAATCACCATTTACGGTGATTACGATGTAGATGGAATTACTGCCACCTCTGTTTTATATTTAACCTTAAAAAAATTAGGAGCAAAAGTGGATTATTATATACCGGAAAGATTAGTTGAAGGATATGGTATAAATGAAGAAGCAATAGATAAAATTGCACAAAGAGGAACAAAACTTATAATTAGTGTAGATTGCGGTATAACCTCTGTTAAGGAAGTGGAAAAAGCCCAATTTTTAGGAATAGACGTGATAATAACTGACCACCACAGTATCCCTAAGGAGATACCACAAGCAGATGTGGTGATAAATCCCCATTTGCCTGATATTGAATATCCTTTTTGTGACCTGGCAGGGGTAGGGGTTGCTTTTAAACTGTCACAAGCTCTTATTGGAGAAGAAGCTTATGAACTTTTGGATATTGTTTCAATAGGAACTATTGCAGATATTGTCCCTTTATTAGGAGAAAATAGAATAATTGTAAAAGAAGGACTAAAAAGACTAAATGAAACACGAAATATAGGTTTAAAAGCCCTCATAAAAGCTTCTGGATTGCAAAATATTGAGATTGATGAATATCATGTGGGATTTATATTAGCTCCTCGCCTCAATGCTGCAGGGCGATTAAGAAGTGCAGAAGCGGCTGTGAGGTTATTGATAAGCCAAGATGAAAAAGAAGTAAAAGAGATAGCAGAATATTTAAATCAAGAAAATTTAAATAGGCAACAAATAGAAAATCAAATACTTCAGGAAGCAATCAAAAAAATAAAAGAGACGGTTGATTTAAATAAGGAAAAAGTAATTGTACTGTGGGATAAAAATTGGCATCCAGGTGTTATTGGAATTGTGGCATCCCGGATAACAGAAAGGTTTCATAGACCTTCTATACTTATAAGTTTAGGAGAAGGGGAAGGAAAAGGTTCAGGGCGAAGCATAGAAGGCTTTAATTTGTATAAAGCATTAGAATACTGTAAAGATTATTTGATAAAATATGGCGGTCATGAAATGGCTGCTGGAATAAATATTGAAAAAAACAATTTGGAGATTTTTAAAACTAAGATAAATGAATACGCTGCTACGGTGCTTAGTGATCTTGATTTAATTCCAAGTTTAAGAATAGATGCAAAGGTTAAAAATGAAAAGATAGATATAGAAATAGCTAAACAAGTTCAAAGGTTTAAACCTTTTGGCAGCAATAATCCTCGGCCTAATTTTTTATTTGAGGGTTTGACAGTTACAAAAGTATTTGACTTAAATGGTGGAAAATACAAAAAAATCATCGCACAAAAAGACAAGTTTGGGTATGAGCTTATGTTATTTGATGTATCAGACCAGGGAAACGATGTAAAAATAGGAGATATAATAGATGTTGTGGGAAGCATTGAAATAAACAGCTGGAATGGTATAGAGTCAGTAATGATAAATGTAAAAGATTTAAGAATTAAGTTACCTTTGTTTTCCTATTATAAAAACTTGAGCAAAATCATGGTAGAGTATCATCCCGAGAAAAAAGAGATAGACAAAAAAGTTGATTATATAATTGACCAAAGAGGAATTAATAACAAGTGGGAATATGTGCTAAAACTTTTTAAAAGAGAAGGCAAAACGGTTGTCATAGTAAATACAGTTGTAGAACTTAAGTCATTACTTAGATATCTCAGAAAAGAAAAGTTTTTGGATTTTTCATTATGTAATGGAGATTGTGAAAAGGAAAATGGTATACTATTTTTCCCAAATTCTTTAAAACCATTGAAGTACTATGATGATATAATTATTTACGATATACCATTTAAAAAAGAAATCTTTTACCGCATCCTTTCTCATTCACAAGGAAAGAGGATTCATTTAGTTTTTAAAGAAGCAGATATATATTATAACTTAAAATCCTTTGACGAAATTTTTCCTCAAAGAAAGGACTTTATTAAACTTTACAAATTTATAGAAGAAGGAAACAACATTTTATTTAAAGATCATTTGCATCCACAACTGAATTTAAATCCAATAAAATTTTCATTTTGCATAAAAGCAATGAAAGAAATAGGATTGATAAATGTAAAAGAACGTGATAATATTTTTATGTTAAGTAATAATTCTGTGTCACAAAAGGTTAATATTGAACAAACTCAAATAATGCAACAGATATTTTCAGCTAAAAAAGAGTTTATTGAATTTGCCAAGTTCATTGTCAGCCAGAAAATTTAA
- a CDS encoding adenine phosphoribosyltransferase — protein MTLEEIKMMIREIPDFPKKGIKFKDITPVLKDAKAFNYSIEMLAKALEGRKFDLIAAPEARGFLFGAPLAYRLGVGFVPVRKPGKLPAETLSYEYELEYGTDSLEIHKDAVLEGQRVVIVDDLLATGGTIYASAKLVESLGGIVDSIIFLTELTFLDGRKKLDGYDIISLIKF, from the coding sequence ATGACGCTGGAAGAAATTAAAATGATGATTAGAGAAATACCTGATTTTCCTAAAAAAGGAATAAAATTTAAAGATATTACACCTGTTTTAAAAGATGCGAAAGCTTTTAATTATTCTATAGAAATGCTGGCTAAGGCATTGGAAGGGAGAAAATTTGATCTCATTGCTGCTCCGGAAGCAAGAGGCTTTTTGTTTGGAGCGCCACTGGCTTACAGATTAGGAGTAGGATTTGTTCCTGTAAGAAAACCGGGTAAATTGCCGGCAGAGACTTTAAGCTATGAATATGAACTGGAATATGGAACAGATTCTCTTGAAATACACAAAGATGCTGTTTTAGAGGGACAAAGAGTAGTGATAGTCGACGATTTGTTGGCGACAGGAGGCACAATTTACGCTTCTGCAAAATTGGTGGAAAGCTTAGGGGGAATTGTAGATTCTATTATTTTCTTGACTGAATTAACTTTTTTAGATGGTAGAAAAAAGCTTGACGGATATGATATAATTTCATTAATAAAGTTTTAA
- a CDS encoding RelA/SpoT family protein has translation MLDKVINRIKKYMGDDANLELIYKAYDFAVNAHEGQMRNSGEPYIVHPIEVAYILADLELDITTIAAGLLHDVIEDTDVTYDQLMENFGKEIADLVDGVTKLGKIEYKSKVEQQAENMRKMLIAMAKDIRVILIKLADRLHNMRTLKYLPLDKQKEKAEETLEIYAPIAHRLGISKIKWELEDLCLRYLHPEEYYDLVEKVAAKRKEREEFIQNIITTIKEKLKEMGIQAEVDGRPKHFYSIYKKMKTQNKTFEQIYDLLAVRIIVNTVKDCYGVLGIVHTLWKPIPGRFKDYIAMPKPNMYQSLHTTVIGPKGEPFEIQIRTWEMHKTAEYGIAAHWKYKEGKTTEDEFDQKLSWLRQLLEWQKELKDAKEFMETLKIDLFTDEVFVFTPKGDVINLPAGSTPIDFAYSIHTEIGHRLNGAKVNGKIVPINYQLKNGDIVEILVSPNKDRGPSRDWLQIVKSSQARNKIRQWFKKEKREENIARGEEMLERDLRRHGIQPAMIKSEIWEEVLKKLNIHTIEDLYATIGYGGLTLNQVIPRIKEEIKKSQKEIGLKSVPIDKAGKKKEKTGGTGVIVKGVDNVMVRFAKCCSPVPGDEIIGYVTKGRGISIHRKDCPNIKEYLFDRNKIVEVEWDQGKNIAYQADIQIMANDRFGLLTEVTSVLADVKIAVKAVNARTTRDNIAIINLTLEITSKEQLEKVMNKLKALEGVMDVYRLSA, from the coding sequence ATGTTGGACAAAGTGATAAATAGGATAAAAAAATACATGGGTGATGATGCAAATTTAGAGTTAATATACAAAGCTTATGACTTTGCTGTAAATGCCCATGAGGGCCAAATGAGAAACTCAGGAGAGCCATATATTGTTCATCCCATAGAAGTTGCATATATTTTGGCTGACCTGGAATTAGATATTACCACTATTGCAGCAGGCCTTTTACATGATGTAATAGAAGACACAGATGTAACTTATGACCAATTAATGGAAAATTTTGGAAAAGAAATTGCTGATTTGGTTGATGGAGTTACAAAACTTGGTAAAATAGAATACAAGAGCAAAGTAGAGCAACAGGCAGAAAATATGAGAAAAATGCTTATAGCAATGGCAAAAGACATTAGAGTGATACTCATAAAACTGGCTGACAGGCTTCACAACATGAGAACTCTCAAATATTTACCTCTTGACAAACAAAAAGAAAAAGCGGAAGAGACTTTAGAGATTTATGCCCCTATTGCTCATCGCTTAGGAATATCTAAGATAAAATGGGAATTAGAAGACTTGTGTTTGAGATATTTGCATCCGGAGGAGTATTATGACCTCGTAGAAAAGGTTGCTGCCAAAAGAAAAGAAAGAGAAGAGTTTATACAAAATATCATAACTACAATTAAAGAGAAATTAAAAGAAATGGGAATACAAGCAGAAGTAGATGGGCGACCTAAACATTTTTACAGTATCTATAAAAAGATGAAAACGCAAAATAAAACTTTCGAGCAAATTTACGATTTGTTAGCAGTGAGGATAATTGTTAACACCGTAAAAGACTGTTACGGCGTATTAGGAATTGTGCATACTTTATGGAAGCCAATTCCTGGAAGATTTAAAGATTATATCGCTATGCCAAAACCTAATATGTATCAATCCCTTCATACTACAGTAATAGGTCCTAAAGGAGAACCTTTTGAAATACAAATAAGAACATGGGAGATGCACAAAACGGCAGAATACGGTATTGCAGCCCATTGGAAATATAAAGAGGGTAAGACTACAGAGGACGAATTTGACCAAAAGCTTTCTTGGCTTAGGCAGCTTTTAGAATGGCAGAAAGAGTTAAAAGATGCAAAAGAGTTTATGGAAACATTAAAAATTGATCTTTTTACAGATGAGGTTTTTGTCTTTACTCCTAAAGGGGATGTCATAAATCTTCCAGCGGGGTCTACTCCTATTGACTTTGCGTACAGCATACACACTGAAATAGGTCATCGATTAAATGGTGCTAAAGTAAACGGTAAAATAGTCCCTATAAATTATCAATTAAAAAACGGTGATATTGTTGAGATATTAGTAAGTCCAAATAAAGACAGAGGTCCAAGTAGAGACTGGCTCCAGATTGTCAAAAGTTCTCAAGCGAGAAACAAAATCAGACAGTGGTTTAAAAAAGAAAAAAGAGAAGAAAATATCGCTCGCGGCGAGGAAATGTTAGAAAGAGACCTCAGGCGTCATGGAATACAACCTGCTATGATAAAAAGTGAGATATGGGAGGAAGTGCTTAAAAAACTCAACATTCACACAATAGAGGATTTATATGCAACAATTGGTTATGGAGGGTTAACTTTAAATCAGGTAATACCGAGAATTAAAGAAGAAATCAAAAAATCTCAGAAAGAAATAGGTTTAAAGTCCGTTCCAATTGATAAGGCTGGAAAGAAAAAAGAGAAAACAGGCGGAACGGGGGTCATTGTAAAAGGTGTAGACAATGTAATGGTGAGGTTTGCAAAATGTTGTTCTCCTGTTCCGGGTGATGAAATAATAGGTTATGTGACTAAAGGAAGGGGTATTTCTATTCACAGAAAAGATTGTCCCAATATAAAAGAATACCTTTTTGATAGGAACAAGATTGTAGAAGTAGAGTGGGATCAAGGTAAGAACATCGCTTATCAAGCTGATATACAGATTATGGCCAATGATAGATTTGGGCTTTTAACAGAAGTTACAAGTGTTCTTGCAGATGTAAAAATTGCTGTAAAAGCTGTCAATGCGAGAACAACGAGAGACAATATTGCAATTATAAACTTAACTTTAGAGATTACTTCAAAAGAGCAACTAGAAAAAGTTATGAATAAATTAAAAGCTTTAGAGGGAGTAATGGATGTTTACCGATTAAGTGCATAG
- the dtd gene encoding D-aminoacyl-tRNA deacylase, translated as MRAVVQRVTRGEVSVDGQVIGSIGKGFVVLVGISVDDTEEDVAYMADKIVNLRVFEDEEGKMNLSLLDVGGEILLVSQFTLLGDVRKGRRPNFMMAQKPEEALKYFNLLVNEIEKRGVSVKTGKFQAMMKVLIENDGPVTILIDSKKIF; from the coding sequence TTGAGAGCAGTTGTTCAACGGGTGACTCGGGGAGAAGTTAGTGTAGATGGCCAAGTGATAGGTTCAATAGGGAAAGGATTTGTTGTTTTAGTAGGTATTTCTGTTGATGATACAGAAGAAGACGTAGCCTATATGGCGGATAAAATAGTAAATTTGCGTGTTTTTGAAGATGAAGAGGGAAAAATGAATTTATCTCTTTTGGATGTAGGAGGGGAAATACTCCTCGTTTCTCAATTTACTTTGTTGGGGGATGTGAGAAAAGGGAGAAGGCCTAATTTCATGATGGCTCAAAAGCCGGAAGAGGCTTTGAAGTATTTTAATTTATTAGTAAATGAGATTGAAAAAAGAGGTGTGAGTGTCAAAACAGGTAAATTTCAGGCCATGATGAAAGTATTAATTGAAAATGACGGGCCTGTTACTATACTTATTGATTCTAAAAAAATATTTTAG
- a CDS encoding MBL fold metallo-hydrolase, whose amino-acid sequence MKIQRYMVGLYGANCYIVSDEEEREAIVIDPGEYSSEIQDYIITNNLNVKYILLTHGHFDHIGGVEELKKLTQARVAISKEDAPMLLDPSLNLSEMVYKKILCNPADILLSDGDTLTFGKYSVEVIYTPGHTKGGVCFKINNVCFTGDILFKGSIGRYDFPGGDFSTLMDSIKNKLLVLGNDVTIYPGHGDSSTIGKEKRLNMFLRDLME is encoded by the coding sequence ATGAAAATACAAAGGTATATGGTAGGACTTTATGGAGCCAATTGCTATATTGTTTCTGACGAAGAAGAGAGGGAAGCAATTGTAATAGACCCAGGGGAATATTCATCTGAAATACAAGATTATATTATTACTAACAATTTAAATGTAAAATATATTTTACTCACACATGGGCATTTTGATCACATAGGTGGAGTAGAAGAGCTAAAAAAACTAACTCAAGCAAGAGTTGCCATTTCAAAAGAAGACGCTCCTATGCTTTTAGACCCTAGTTTAAACTTATCTGAAATGGTCTATAAAAAAATACTATGCAATCCTGCAGATATTTTATTAAGTGACGGTGATACTTTAACTTTTGGAAAATACAGCGTAGAAGTTATATACACCCCAGGGCACACAAAAGGAGGAGTGTGTTTTAAAATTAATAATGTATGTTTTACCGGCGATATCCTATTTAAAGGCTCTATAGGAAGATACGATTTTCCAGGAGGAGATTTTTCTACTTTAATGGACTCTATAAAAAATAAACTTTTAGTTTTAGGAAATGATGTTACAATATACCCCGGTCATGGGGACTCTTCAACTATTGGCAAGGAAAAGAGACTTAATATGTTTTTAAGGGATTTGATGGAGTGA
- a CDS encoding ABC transporter permease, with the protein MYIWEAVKVAIDSILSNKLRAFLTMLGIIIGIASVITIVSLGAGGQKAILGEFEKIGVNVFSIKTRNDVEIRDSDRLAIRDVEMIRKRLSSVKYAAPIAEKMGLAKTDKVTKRALFIATDFDYGNVSNLKVIYGRFLNEKDILLGRNVILIDKDSAKELFGYEDCVGKSIKIGSYSSFDTAKIIGVIDSGNLKSLGGSIADQIPVIAAIPITYAQKIFPDVNISQIYVMTYNQNQLDETSSQAVRLIESLHHNKNKYKTENFISFLEEFNRILGIFTAVIGAIAGISLLVGGIGIMNIMLVSVTERTREIGIRKAIGARQKDILTQFLIEAVTISLIGGAIGIFLGYILANIVGPFIDITPVFSINTILIAFLFSTAVGIFFGIYPAQKAAKLDPIVALRYE; encoded by the coding sequence ATGTATATTTGGGAAGCAGTAAAAGTGGCAATTGACAGCATATTGAGTAACAAATTGAGAGCTTTTTTAACGATGTTGGGAATTATAATAGGCATTGCTTCAGTTATAACAATTGTCTCTTTAGGAGCAGGTGGCCAAAAGGCTATATTAGGTGAATTTGAAAAAATCGGTGTAAATGTGTTTTCTATTAAAACAAGAAATGACGTAGAAATTAGAGATAGCGATAGATTAGCTATTAGAGATGTAGAAATGATTAGAAAAAGATTGTCTTCTGTAAAATACGCTGCGCCAATTGCAGAAAAAATGGGACTTGCCAAAACAGACAAAGTTACTAAAAGAGCCCTTTTTATAGCTACAGATTTTGATTATGGAAATGTTTCTAACTTAAAAGTAATCTATGGACGATTTTTAAATGAAAAAGATATTCTTTTAGGAAGAAACGTAATACTTATCGATAAAGACTCAGCAAAAGAACTTTTTGGCTATGAAGATTGCGTAGGAAAAAGCATCAAAATAGGCAGCTATTCCTCCTTTGACACAGCAAAGATAATTGGCGTCATTGACAGTGGAAATTTAAAAAGCTTAGGCGGGTCAATAGCTGATCAAATACCTGTAATAGCTGCAATTCCAATAACTTACGCACAAAAAATTTTTCCAGACGTTAATATCTCGCAAATTTACGTAATGACCTATAACCAAAACCAATTAGATGAAACATCCTCCCAAGCCGTGCGTTTGATAGAATCATTACATCACAACAAAAACAAATACAAGACAGAAAACTTCATAAGTTTTTTGGAAGAATTTAATAGAATATTAGGAATATTTACAGCTGTCATAGGTGCCATTGCGGGTATTTCTCTTTTAGTCGGTGGAATAGGGATTATGAATATAATGCTTGTATCTGTAACGGAGCGCACAAGAGAAATAGGAATAAGAAAAGCAATAGGAGCAAGACAAAAGGACATATTGACACAGTTTTTGATTGAAGCAGTTACAATTTCTCTTATAGGTGGAGCAATAGGTATTTTCTTAGGGTATATTTTAGCAAATATAGTCGGGCCCTTTATTGATATAACTCCAGTCTTTTCAATAAATACAATATTAATCGCTTTTCTCTTCTCAACAGCAGTAGGGATATTCTTTGGAATCTATCCCGCACAAAAAGCCGCCAAATTAGACCCAATTGTAGCATTACGATATGAATAA
- a CDS encoding ABC transporter ATP-binding protein, with the protein MIELSNVKKVYNLGKIQVDALKGVSLKIDKGEYVAIVGPSGSGKSTLMNIIGLLDKPTSGSYKLNGTEVSTLSDDQLAYLRNRQIGFVFQSFNLLSKLNALANVELPMLYAKIPSKERRQRALRALEIVGLSERIHHKPNELSGGQQQRVAIARAIVMNPSFLLADEPTGNLDTASSIEIMKIFYQLNESGTTIVMVTHEQDIANHAKRIVRLRDGNIIEDTLVPNRITY; encoded by the coding sequence ATGATTGAGCTAAGCAATGTAAAAAAGGTGTACAATCTTGGAAAGATACAAGTTGATGCATTAAAAGGCGTATCTTTAAAAATAGATAAAGGTGAATATGTAGCAATTGTCGGTCCTTCTGGCTCTGGCAAATCCACTTTAATGAACATTATAGGCCTTTTAGATAAACCTACATCTGGAAGTTATAAACTCAATGGAACTGAAGTATCAACCCTAAGCGATGACCAGTTAGCTTATTTGAGAAATCGTCAGATAGGATTTGTCTTTCAATCTTTTAACCTTTTGAGCAAATTGAACGCACTGGCAAATGTAGAACTGCCAATGTTGTACGCCAAAATACCATCAAAAGAACGAAGGCAAAGAGCCCTAAGAGCTTTAGAAATAGTGGGATTAAGTGAAAGAATACACCACAAACCTAATGAGCTATCAGGAGGGCAGCAGCAAAGAGTTGCTATTGCCCGTGCTATTGTGATGAATCCTTCTTTTTTGCTAGCAGACGAACCAACAGGAAATCTTGACACAGCTTCTAGCATTGAAATAATGAAAATCTTTTATCAACTCAATGAATCGGGTACTACAATAGTAATGGTTACACATGAGCAAGATATTGCAAATCATGCAAAAAGGATAGTCCGCTTAAGAGATGGAAATATTATAGAAGATACGCTTGTTCCAAACAGAATAACTTATTAG